In one window of Streptomyces sp. FXJ1.172 DNA:
- a CDS encoding undecaprenyl-diphosphate phosphatase, whose amino-acid sequence MSVLTYPEAIGVGLLQGVTELFPVSSLGHSILIPALLGGHWKHDLDVSADNSLYLNELVGLHLATALALVVFFWRDWVRVIRGLSTSITQRRIQTVDQRLAWLIIAACIPVGVAGVALDKVFRTTLGRPVPTAIFLALNGIVLYVTERLRRGGTGRRRAADAVAPGEEHLSPDELSDRRITRMTIRQALVIGAAQILALLPGISRSGSTISAGIFRGLNHEDSARFAFLLATPVIGGAALLKLPPLLGPEGNGLRGPLLAGSVAAFIAAYLATRYLVKYFENRTLVPFAVYCTLAGLGSLAYFAIG is encoded by the coding sequence ATGTCCGTCCTGACCTATCCCGAAGCCATAGGCGTCGGCCTGCTGCAAGGCGTCACCGAGCTGTTCCCGGTCTCCAGCCTCGGGCACAGCATCCTGATCCCCGCCCTCCTGGGCGGGCACTGGAAGCACGACCTGGACGTCTCCGCCGACAATTCCCTGTACCTCAATGAGCTGGTCGGCCTCCACCTGGCCACGGCGCTGGCTCTGGTGGTCTTCTTCTGGCGCGACTGGGTCCGGGTGATCCGCGGCCTGTCGACGTCGATCACGCAACGACGCATCCAGACCGTGGACCAGCGGCTCGCCTGGCTGATCATCGCGGCCTGCATCCCGGTGGGCGTCGCCGGCGTCGCGCTCGACAAGGTGTTCCGTACGACGCTCGGGCGCCCCGTGCCGACCGCGATCTTCCTGGCCCTCAACGGCATCGTCCTCTACGTCACCGAACGCCTGCGGCGCGGCGGCACGGGCCGCAGGCGGGCGGCCGACGCCGTGGCGCCGGGCGAGGAGCACCTGAGCCCGGACGAGTTGTCGGACCGGCGGATCACGCGGATGACCATCCGCCAGGCCCTGGTGATCGGGGCGGCCCAGATCCTCGCCCTGCTGCCGGGCATCAGCCGCTCCGGATCGACCATCAGCGCGGGCATCTTCCGCGGTCTCAACCACGAGGACTCCGCCCGTTTCGCGTTCCTGCTCGCCACGCCGGTGATCGGCGGAGCGGCGCTGCTCAAACTGCCTCCACTGCTCGGTCCCGAGGGCAACGGCCTGCGTGGACCGCTGCTGGCGGGAAGCGTCGCCGCCTTCATCGCCGCTTACCTCGCGACCCGCTACCTGGTCAAGTACTTCGAGAACCGCACCCTCGTCCCGTTCGCCGTCTACTGCACCCTCGCCGGCCTCGGCAGCCTGGCCTACTTCGCCATCGGCTGA
- a CDS encoding transglycosylase domain-containing protein, with translation MSGHRRRPSEGTGASRPDGVRDGGRAAARRAAQTGGARARRQGADAPRADAPRSGRRARAGRASAPKRGFRRWLPSWKQVLGTFVVLFGAFVGLFWYAYATTTIPSANPSTQQQSNTYYWSDGSVMATQGSTNRQNVDLAQVPKLVQWDFLAAENATFYTDPGVDTQGMLRAVYHMATGGEVQSGSTITQQFVKNTYLSQNQSVTRKLREIMISLKIGGQMSKQQILQGYLNSCYYGRDAYGIEAAARAYYHEHASELTVSQGAFIAAAVNEPSLLMHADTDPQARAQAQARWKYVLDRMATINKISQAQEQQYLAAGFPTPKAYTPSAGMSGQTGYLVDTAKKYVQAHSSLTDQQLGHGGYQIYTTFDKKKVNALAASVAAMQKKHLDPARRAADKDVQVGAASLDPSSGAVVALYGGAGWDKGHWTDNADATGVPVGSTFKPLDLAAALDHGAVLSPGQAPQPITPDSKFDGDDGITVKDQQGRQMPDPSDPSGLLHQRNDVPTKWGYITLRKAMEQSVNTPYVQLGEYVGYDNVEGEALKAGLLRKSLQYDTPGFYIGTSTPSAIRMADAYATFDDNGVQHEPYSVTKVIAGGQPLPGFDKPKGTTAMPASTVGTVTDVLQGVVKSGTGTNAQALNRPAAGKTGTTDDYKSAWFIGYTPQLVTSVAMFKEDPKNSGLQSMKGVGGFSKVFGADMPTEVWTAYMTAALQGQPVQQFPPAPPLGHGSNEPGAPQPTPTATRSTPTPTRAHPPSPAPPPEPAATTRNSAPPRARPTPPAPPPARPAARPAADSSAAPPATAAPPPAQPAEAPTAEAPTAAAPPGAPRPHPRAPVGTGKEAVNLAGRRDEYA, from the coding sequence ATGAGCGGACACCGGCGCAGGCCGTCCGAGGGGACCGGAGCGTCCCGGCCGGACGGCGTACGGGACGGCGGCCGTGCCGCGGCGCGCAGAGCGGCCCAGACCGGGGGCGCACGAGCGCGCCGCCAGGGCGCGGACGCGCCACGCGCGGATGCCCCGCGCAGCGGTCGGCGCGCACGCGCGGGCCGTGCGAGCGCGCCCAAGCGCGGCTTTCGGCGGTGGCTGCCCTCGTGGAAGCAGGTGCTGGGCACCTTCGTGGTGCTCTTCGGCGCCTTCGTCGGTCTGTTCTGGTACGCCTATGCGACGACGACGATCCCGAGTGCCAATCCCAGTACCCAGCAGCAGAGCAACACCTACTACTGGTCCGACGGCTCGGTGATGGCCACGCAGGGCTCGACCAACCGGCAGAACGTGGACCTGGCCCAGGTGCCGAAGCTGGTGCAGTGGGACTTCCTCGCCGCGGAGAACGCCACCTTCTACACCGATCCCGGCGTCGACACGCAGGGCATGCTCCGCGCCGTCTACCACATGGCCACCGGCGGCGAGGTGCAGTCCGGGTCCACCATCACCCAGCAGTTCGTGAAGAACACCTACCTCTCCCAGAACCAGTCGGTCACCCGCAAGCTCAGGGAGATCATGATCTCCCTGAAGATCGGTGGCCAGATGTCCAAGCAGCAGATCCTGCAGGGCTACCTCAACAGCTGCTACTACGGCCGCGACGCCTACGGCATCGAGGCCGCGGCCCGCGCCTACTACCACGAGCACGCCTCCGAACTGACCGTCAGCCAGGGCGCGTTCATCGCCGCCGCGGTCAACGAGCCGAGCCTGCTGATGCACGCCGACACCGACCCCCAGGCCAGGGCCCAGGCCCAGGCCCGCTGGAAGTACGTCCTGGACCGCATGGCCACCATCAACAAGATCAGCCAGGCGCAGGAGCAGCAGTACCTGGCCGCCGGTTTCCCCACGCCCAAGGCGTACACCCCCTCGGCGGGGATGTCCGGGCAGACCGGCTACCTGGTGGACACCGCGAAGAAGTACGTCCAGGCCCACTCCTCGCTCACCGACCAGCAGCTGGGCCACGGCGGCTACCAGATCTACACCACCTTCGACAAGAAGAAGGTGAACGCGCTGGCGGCGTCCGTCGCGGCGATGCAGAAGAAGCACCTCGACCCCGCCCGCCGCGCGGCCGACAAGGACGTCCAGGTCGGTGCCGCCTCGCTGGACCCGTCCAGCGGCGCGGTCGTGGCCCTGTACGGCGGGGCGGGCTGGGACAAGGGCCACTGGACCGACAACGCGGACGCCACCGGTGTGCCGGTCGGCTCCACCTTCAAGCCCCTGGACCTGGCGGCCGCCCTCGACCACGGCGCCGTGCTCTCCCCGGGCCAGGCGCCCCAGCCCATCACCCCCGACTCCAAGTTCGACGGCGACGACGGCATCACCGTCAAGGACCAGCAGGGCCGGCAGATGCCGGATCCCTCCGACCCCTCGGGCCTGCTCCACCAGCGCAACGACGTCCCCACGAAATGGGGTTACATCACCCTGCGCAAGGCCATGGAACAGTCCGTCAACACCCCCTACGTCCAGCTCGGCGAGTACGTCGGCTACGACAACGTGGAGGGCGAGGCCCTCAAGGCGGGCCTGCTGCGCAAGAGCCTGCAGTACGACACCCCCGGCTTCTACATCGGCACCTCCACCCCCTCCGCGATCCGCATGGCCGACGCGTACGCCACCTTCGACGACAACGGCGTCCAGCACGAGCCGTACTCGGTGACCAAGGTCATCGCCGGCGGCCAGCCACTGCCCGGCTTCGACAAACCCAAAGGCACCACGGCCATGCCCGCCTCCACCGTAGGCACCGTCACCGACGTCCTGCAGGGCGTCGTCAAGAGCGGAACGGGCACCAACGCGCAAGCCCTGAACCGCCCGGCGGCCGGCAAGACCGGCACCACCGACGACTACAAGTCCGCCTGGTTCATCGGCTACACCCCGCAACTGGTCACCTCCGTCGCCATGTTCAAGGAGGACCCGAAGAACTCCGGCCTGCAGTCGATGAAGGGCGTCGGCGGGTTCTCCAAGGTCTTCGGCGCCGACATGCCCACCGAGGTGTGGACCGCCTACATGACCGCCGCCCTCCAGGGACAGCCCGTCCAGCAGTTCCCGCCCGCACCCCCGCTCGGCCACGGCAGCAACGAACCCGGCGCCCCCCAGCCCACCCCCACCGCCACCCGCAGCACACCCACCCCCACCCGAGCACACCCGCCAAGCCCAGCCCCTCCACCGGAGCCTGCCGCCACCACAAGAAACAGTGCCCCGCCCCGAGCCCGACCGACACCACCGGCACCACCACCGGCACGACCGGCGGCACGACCGGCGGCGGACTCCTCGGCGGCACCACCGGCAACGGCGGCACCACCACCGGCACAACCGGCGGAGGCACCAACGGCGGAGGCACCAACGGCGGCGGCACCACCGGGGGCACCTCGCCCACACCCACGCGCCCCGGTCGGCACGGGTAAGGAGGCAGTAAACCTTGCAGGTCGTCGGGATGAATACGCCTGA
- a CDS encoding glycoside hydrolase family 43 protein codes for MNPHPSPTRRAFLGLAAATPLAMTGALSLGAGTAHAADSAYAMAYFTESPNGTGTDYGLHLAVSRDSLNWMPLNQNNPVVTPTEGALGLRDPFILRKQDGTFVVLATDLKGTDWSYVSQYVHVWNSTDLHTFTGYHRLKVHDMNTHAWAPEAFWDAGRGRYALIYCAVNGSGHNVIMVNYTTDFVTVSAPQVFFDPGYDVIDGDMAVGVNGVNYLYFKKDQKLVGARSTSLDPGSFTEFSTPVAHGGTEAPTLVKSQNADTFFLWGDTYTPNGVFYAWQTADMSSGTWTALDQKTYTQPVNSKHCGITPLSSTEYDRLVARWGAPEWNRLKSYNYPARYVRHSDFVGRIDEYPFDPYTDSLWKLVPGLADGSGVSFQSVNYPGRYLRHYAYQLQLDVNDGTSTFAADATFYRTAGLADASWASFRSYNHPTRYIRHSDYVLRIDPVSTATDQQDATFHVSY; via the coding sequence ATGAACCCCCACCCCTCCCCCACCCGGCGCGCCTTCCTCGGCCTGGCCGCCGCCACTCCCCTGGCCATGACGGGCGCCCTGAGCCTGGGGGCCGGAACCGCCCACGCCGCCGACTCCGCCTATGCGATGGCGTACTTCACCGAGTCGCCCAACGGCACCGGCACCGACTACGGCCTCCACCTGGCCGTCAGCAGGGACTCGCTCAACTGGATGCCGCTCAACCAGAACAACCCGGTCGTCACCCCCACCGAGGGCGCACTCGGTCTGCGCGACCCGTTCATCCTGCGCAAGCAGGACGGCACCTTCGTCGTCCTCGCCACCGACCTGAAGGGCACCGACTGGAGCTATGTCAGCCAGTACGTCCATGTCTGGAACTCCACCGACCTGCACACCTTCACCGGCTACCACCGGCTCAAGGTGCACGACATGAACACCCATGCCTGGGCGCCGGAGGCGTTCTGGGACGCGGGGCGGGGCCGGTACGCCCTCATCTACTGCGCGGTCAACGGCAGCGGCCACAACGTGATCATGGTCAACTACACCACGGACTTCGTCACCGTCTCGGCCCCCCAGGTCTTCTTCGACCCGGGCTACGACGTGATCGACGGAGACATGGCCGTGGGCGTGAACGGCGTCAACTACCTCTATTTCAAGAAGGACCAGAAGCTGGTCGGCGCCCGCTCCACGAGCCTCGATCCCGGCAGCTTCACCGAGTTCAGCACACCCGTCGCCCACGGCGGCACCGAGGCGCCCACCCTGGTCAAGTCCCAGAATGCCGACACGTTCTTCCTCTGGGGTGACACCTACACGCCCAACGGCGTCTTCTACGCCTGGCAGACCGCCGACATGTCCTCGGGGACGTGGACCGCACTCGACCAGAAGACCTATACGCAGCCGGTGAACTCCAAACACTGCGGGATCACGCCCCTCAGCAGCACGGAGTACGACCGTCTCGTGGCCCGGTGGGGTGCCCCCGAATGGAACCGGCTCAAGTCCTACAACTATCCCGCCCGTTACGTCCGGCACTCCGACTTCGTCGGCCGCATCGACGAGTACCCCTTCGACCCGTACACCGACTCGCTGTGGAAGCTCGTGCCGGGGCTCGCCGACGGTTCCGGGGTGTCCTTCCAGTCGGTCAACTACCCGGGCCGCTACCTGCGGCACTACGCCTACCAGCTCCAACTCGACGTGAACGACGGCACGTCCACGTTCGCGGCGGACGCCACCTTTTACCGCACGGCGGGCCTCGCCGACGCGAGCTGGGCGTCCTTCCGGTCGTACAACCACCCCACCCGTTACATCCGCCACTCGGACTACGTCCTGCGGATCGATCCGGTCTCCACCGCCACCGACCAGCAGGACGCGACCTTCCACGTCAGCTACTGA
- a CDS encoding S-(hydroxymethyl)mycothiol dehydrogenase yields the protein MTQQVRAVVARSKGAPVSLETIVVPDPGPGEALVRIEACGVCHTDLHYREGGISDDFPFLLGHEAAGVVEAVGEGVTDVAPGDFVILNWRAVCGQCRACLRGRPWYCFNTHNAEQKMTLLDGTELSPALGIGAFAEKTLVAAGQCTKVDRTASAAAAGLLGCGVMAGIGAAINTGNVGRGDTVAVIGCGGVGAAAIAGSNLAGAAKIIAVDIDDRKLATATRLGATHTVNSRQTDAVDAVRELTGGFGADVVIDAVGRPETYRQAFYARDLAGTVVLVGVPTPEMKLDLPLLDVFGRGGALKSSWYGDCLPSRDFPMLIDLYLQGRLDLDAFVTETIALDDVEKAFERMHGGDVLRSVVVL from the coding sequence ATGACCCAGCAGGTCCGTGCCGTCGTCGCGCGGAGCAAGGGCGCCCCTGTCAGCCTGGAGACGATCGTCGTGCCCGACCCCGGCCCGGGGGAGGCGTTGGTCAGGATCGAGGCCTGCGGGGTCTGCCACACCGATCTGCACTATCGCGAGGGCGGGATCAGCGACGACTTCCCGTTCCTGCTGGGGCACGAGGCGGCGGGCGTGGTGGAGGCGGTGGGCGAGGGCGTCACGGACGTGGCACCGGGCGACTTCGTGATCCTCAACTGGCGTGCCGTGTGCGGCCAGTGCCGGGCCTGCCTGCGCGGGCGGCCCTGGTACTGCTTCAACACGCACAACGCCGAGCAGAAGATGACCTTGCTCGACGGCACGGAACTGTCGCCGGCCCTGGGTATCGGTGCCTTCGCCGAGAAGACGCTCGTGGCGGCGGGGCAGTGCACGAAGGTCGACCGGACCGCCTCTGCCGCCGCCGCCGGACTGCTCGGCTGTGGCGTCATGGCCGGCATCGGCGCGGCCATCAACACGGGCAATGTCGGACGCGGCGACACCGTCGCCGTGATCGGCTGCGGCGGCGTGGGAGCCGCGGCGATCGCCGGATCGAACCTGGCGGGCGCGGCGAAGATCATCGCGGTGGACATCGACGACCGCAAACTGGCCACGGCGACGAGGCTGGGCGCGACCCACACCGTCAACTCCCGGCAGACGGACGCGGTCGACGCGGTGCGCGAGCTGACCGGAGGCTTCGGCGCCGATGTCGTCATCGACGCGGTCGGACGCCCGGAGACGTACCGGCAGGCCTTCTACGCCCGCGACCTCGCCGGGACGGTCGTGCTGGTCGGCGTGCCCACCCCCGAGATGAAGCTGGACCTGCCGCTGCTCGACGTCTTCGGCCGGGGCGGGGCGCTGAAGTCGTCCTGGTACGGCGACTGCCTGCCCTCCCGCGACTTCCCGATGCTCATCGACCTCTACCTCCAGGGCCGCCTCGACCTGGACGCCTTCGTCACCGAGACCATCGCGCTGGACGACGTGGAGAAGGCCTTCGAGCGGATGCACGGCGGTGACGTGCTGCGCTCGGTGGTGGTCCTGTGA
- a CDS encoding MBL fold metallo-hydrolase, which yields MAGVRIERLVTSGTFSLDGGTWDVDNNVWIVGDDTEAVVIDAAHDADAIAGALGGRALRAIVCTHAHNDHIGAAPELAARTGAPVLLHADDLELWKQTHPDRAPDAEPADGQSLTVAGVELTVLHTPGHTPGAVCLYAPRLSALFSGDTLFAGGPGATGRSYSDFPAIVRSIRDRLLTLPGGTVVHTGHGETTTVGAEAPHLQEWIDRGF from the coding sequence ATGGCCGGTGTCCGCATCGAACGCCTCGTCACCTCCGGGACGTTCTCGCTGGACGGCGGTACCTGGGACGTCGACAACAACGTGTGGATCGTGGGTGACGACACCGAGGCGGTCGTCATCGACGCCGCTCACGACGCCGACGCCATCGCCGGGGCCCTCGGCGGACGCGCCCTGCGGGCGATCGTGTGCACCCACGCGCACAACGACCACATCGGTGCCGCGCCCGAACTCGCCGCCCGGACCGGAGCGCCTGTCCTGCTGCACGCCGACGATCTGGAGCTGTGGAAGCAGACCCATCCCGATCGTGCGCCCGACGCGGAGCCGGCCGACGGGCAGTCCCTCACGGTCGCGGGAGTGGAACTGACCGTGCTGCACACCCCGGGCCATACACCCGGGGCCGTGTGCCTGTACGCGCCGCGACTCTCCGCGCTCTTCAGCGGCGACACGCTGTTCGCCGGCGGGCCGGGGGCGACGGGACGGTCCTACAGCGACTTCCCGGCCATCGTCCGTTCCATCAGGGACCGCCTCCTGACCCTGCCGGGCGGCACCGTCGTGCACACCGGGCACGGCGAGACCACCACCGTCGGTGCCGAGGCACCGCATCTCCAGGAGTGGATCGACCGCGGCTTCTGA
- a CDS encoding bifunctional 3-phenylpropionate/cinnamic acid dioxygenase ferredoxin subunit, translating into MMIPACRLADLPRGEAHRLDIDPPVSVFHTDDGELFAIDDTCTHQDASLADGWLEGCEVECPLHASKFDLRTGAVDAPPAKLPVRTHEVVVEDGMIHVRISTEAPNLPPCIAARLAGGPA; encoded by the coding sequence ATGATGATTCCCGCGTGCCGTCTCGCGGATCTGCCGCGAGGCGAGGCCCACCGGCTCGACATCGACCCGCCCGTGTCGGTGTTCCACACCGACGACGGCGAGCTGTTCGCCATCGACGACACCTGCACCCACCAGGATGCGTCGCTCGCCGACGGCTGGCTGGAGGGCTGCGAGGTGGAATGTCCCCTGCACGCCTCGAAGTTCGACCTGAGGACCGGAGCCGTGGACGCGCCCCCGGCCAAGCTGCCGGTCCGCACCCACGAGGTCGTCGTCGAGGACGGCATGATCCACGTCCGGATCTCCACGGAAGCGCCCAACCTGCCGCCGTGCATCGCCGCCCGCCTGGCCGGGGGCCCCGCGTGA
- a CDS encoding NAD(P)/FAD-dependent oxidoreductase produces MRTVAVVGASLAGLSAARSLRKRGYDGRLVLVGEEPHRPYDRPPLSKEFLAGTIGEAELALERDEEDLEAEWLLGTRATGLDRTGRAIRLADGRAIQADGVVIATGAAARTLPGTEGLAGVHVLRTLDDARALRDELARGGRVVVIGGGFIGAEVASTAYALGLDVTVVEAAPTPLAGPLGRAMGEVVSALHTDHGVRLLCGVGVKGLSGEHRVDAVLLEDGRTVAADTVVVGVGARPCVDWLEGSGLALDNGVTCGADGRTSVAGVVAVGDCANWYDPHTAAHRRVEHWTGALERPDAAVAALLSGGATQPGVPRPAYFWSDQYGVRIQFAGHAAGADSVTVEEGSAGERSFLAVYRRAGRPVAVLGMNQPRLFTRWRKQLASAATGS; encoded by the coding sequence GTGAGGACCGTGGCCGTCGTAGGCGCCTCGCTGGCCGGTCTGTCGGCCGCGCGTTCGCTGCGCAAGCGGGGCTACGACGGCCGCCTGGTCCTCGTCGGCGAGGAACCGCACCGCCCGTACGACAGGCCGCCGTTGTCCAAGGAGTTCCTGGCCGGCACCATCGGCGAGGCCGAACTGGCGCTGGAACGGGACGAGGAGGACCTCGAGGCGGAGTGGCTGCTCGGCACCCGCGCCACCGGACTCGACCGCACCGGGCGGGCGATCCGGCTCGCCGACGGCCGCGCGATCCAGGCCGACGGCGTGGTCATCGCCACCGGCGCCGCCGCCCGCACCCTGCCCGGCACCGAGGGCCTCGCCGGAGTCCATGTGCTGCGCACGCTGGACGACGCCCGCGCCCTGCGGGACGAACTGGCCCGGGGCGGACGGGTGGTGGTGATCGGCGGCGGGTTCATCGGCGCCGAGGTCGCCTCCACGGCGTACGCCCTCGGCCTGGACGTCACTGTCGTCGAGGCGGCACCGACGCCGCTGGCCGGGCCGCTCGGCCGGGCCATGGGCGAGGTCGTCTCCGCCCTGCACACGGATCACGGGGTGCGCCTGCTGTGCGGGGTGGGCGTCAAGGGGCTGAGCGGGGAGCACCGGGTCGACGCCGTCCTGCTGGAGGACGGCCGCACCGTTGCCGCCGACACCGTCGTCGTCGGCGTGGGCGCGCGACCCTGTGTCGACTGGCTCGAGGGATCCGGCCTCGCGCTCGACAACGGCGTGACGTGCGGGGCCGACGGCCGCACGAGCGTGGCCGGCGTCGTCGCCGTGGGCGACTGCGCCAACTGGTACGACCCGCACACCGCGGCCCACCGCAGGGTCGAGCACTGGACCGGCGCGCTGGAGCGGCCGGACGCCGCGGTCGCCGCCCTGCTCTCGGGCGGTGCCACCCAGCCGGGTGTGCCCCGGCCCGCGTACTTCTGGTCGGACCAGTACGGCGTGCGGATCCAGTTCGCCGGCCACGCCGCCGGGGCCGACAGCGTCACGGTCGAGGAGGGCTCCGCCGGCGAACGCAGCTTCCTCGCGGTCTACCGGCGGGCGGGCCGGCCGGTCGCCGTGCTCGGCATGAACCAGCCACGACTGTTCACCCGCTGGCGCAAGCAGCTCGCCTCCGCGGCGACCGGGTCCTGA
- a CDS encoding aromatic ring-hydroxylating oxygenase subunit alpha, giving the protein MTSTSLPDSLIATLPGSAYTDPGIFAQEQEHIFEAMWFCVARSSDLAKPGAFRTVDVGRESILVTRARDTSIRAYFNVCRHRGARLCTDGAGEVKRAFQCPYHAWTYDLDGKLVAAPNLTKMPDVGRTEYGLVSVAVREWLGYVWVCLAENPPSFEEDVIGEVVSRLGDVESIEHYDIANLSVGKRIVYDVKANWKLIVENFMECYHCATIHPELTEVLPEFADGYAAQYYVGHGAEFGADVRGFTVDGSEGLDRIPSVAEDQDRRYYAITVKPQVFINLVPDHVIFHRMYPTAHDRTVVECDWLYLPHVVDSGKDVSRSVELFDRVNRQDFDACERTQPGMASRLYAKGGVLVPSEHHIGAFHTWVNERLGTRRPE; this is encoded by the coding sequence GTGACCTCGACCAGCCTGCCGGACAGCCTGATCGCCACCCTCCCCGGCTCCGCCTACACGGACCCCGGCATCTTCGCCCAGGAACAGGAGCACATCTTCGAGGCGATGTGGTTCTGCGTCGCGCGCTCGTCCGACCTGGCGAAACCGGGCGCCTTCCGCACCGTCGACGTGGGCCGCGAGAGCATCCTCGTCACCCGCGCCCGGGACACCTCGATCCGCGCCTACTTCAATGTCTGCCGGCACCGCGGAGCCAGGCTCTGCACCGACGGGGCCGGCGAGGTCAAGCGCGCCTTCCAGTGCCCGTACCACGCCTGGACGTACGACCTGGACGGCAAGCTCGTCGCGGCGCCCAACCTCACCAAGATGCCCGACGTCGGCCGCACCGAGTACGGCCTCGTGAGCGTCGCCGTGCGGGAATGGCTCGGCTATGTCTGGGTGTGCCTGGCGGAGAACCCGCCCTCCTTCGAGGAGGACGTGATCGGCGAGGTCGTCAGCCGCCTCGGCGACGTGGAGTCGATCGAGCACTACGACATCGCGAACCTCTCGGTGGGCAAGCGGATCGTCTACGACGTGAAGGCGAACTGGAAGCTCATCGTCGAGAACTTCATGGAGTGCTACCACTGCGCCACGATCCACCCCGAACTCACCGAGGTGCTCCCGGAGTTCGCGGACGGCTACGCGGCTCAGTACTACGTCGGCCACGGCGCCGAGTTCGGCGCGGACGTCCGGGGCTTCACCGTGGACGGCTCCGAAGGGCTCGACCGCATCCCGTCAGTCGCCGAGGACCAGGACCGCCGGTACTACGCGATCACCGTAAAACCGCAGGTGTTCATCAACCTGGTGCCGGACCATGTCATCTTCCACCGTATGTACCCGACGGCGCACGACCGCACGGTGGTGGAGTGCGACTGGCTCTATCTGCCGCACGTGGTGGACAGCGGCAAGGACGTCAGCCGGTCCGTGGAACTGTTCGACCGGGTCAACCGCCAGGACTTCGACGCCTGCGAGCGCACCCAGCCGGGGATGGCTTCACGGCTGTACGCCAAGGGCGGAGTGCTCGTGCCCAGCGAACACCACATCGGAGCCTTCCACACGTGGGTGAACGAACGACTCGGTACGCGTCGGCCGGAGTGA
- a CDS encoding IclR family transcriptional regulator, with the protein MSNYSPDTETSGSQSGGVQSVDRAISVLEILAQRGEAGVSEVAAEIDVHKSTAFRLLGALEARGLVEQSGERGKYALGFGIVRLAGAVTGRIDITQQGRPVCERLAEGIGETVNIAVMQEHYAINLYQVRGQAAVTAHNWVGQLTPLHATSSGKIMLAHLPAKERAALLAEAGLKKLTPHTISAKARLEKNLAEARERGYAWTLEELEIGLHAMAAPIRDREGRVIASISASGPAYRFTEERMHELAPVLVKGAEEISHRMGYLG; encoded by the coding sequence ATGAGCAACTACAGTCCGGATACCGAAACCAGCGGGTCGCAGTCCGGCGGAGTGCAGTCCGTCGACCGGGCCATCAGCGTCCTCGAGATCCTGGCCCAGCGCGGCGAGGCGGGCGTGAGCGAGGTGGCCGCCGAGATCGACGTGCACAAGTCGACCGCCTTCCGGCTGCTCGGTGCCCTGGAGGCGCGCGGCCTCGTGGAGCAGTCGGGCGAGCGGGGCAAGTACGCCCTCGGTTTCGGCATCGTCCGCCTGGCGGGCGCCGTCACGGGGCGTATCGACATCACCCAGCAGGGCCGGCCGGTGTGCGAGCGACTGGCCGAGGGGATCGGCGAGACGGTCAACATCGCCGTGATGCAGGAGCACTACGCGATCAACCTCTACCAGGTGCGCGGCCAGGCCGCCGTCACGGCGCACAACTGGGTCGGCCAGCTGACCCCGCTGCACGCCACCTCCAGCGGCAAGATCATGCTGGCCCATCTGCCCGCCAAGGAGCGCGCCGCGCTGCTGGCGGAGGCCGGCCTGAAGAAGCTGACCCCGCACACGATCTCCGCGAAGGCCAGGCTGGAGAAGAACCTCGCCGAGGCCCGCGAGCGCGGTTACGCCTGGACGCTGGAGGAACTGGAGATCGGGCTGCACGCCATGGCCGCGCCGATCCGGGACCGGGAGGGCCGGGTCATCGCGTCCATCAGCGCCTCCGGACCCGCCTACCGGTTCACCGAGGAGCGGATGCACGAGCTGGCTCCGGTGCTGGTCAAGGGCGCGGAGGAGATCAGCCACCGGATGGGGTACCTGGGCTGA